The following is a genomic window from Synechococcales cyanobacterium T60_A2020_003.
CACAATTGCGCGAACGGCTCGAATAAAGTTAAAAAACCGACTTGGAAAACTCAAATAGCTCCACTTCGTCTTTTCGAGCGAATCCACATCCGCCACTTGATCAAACACATCAGACAGATGGTCAAGGTGTTGACTCAACGTTATAATTTCACGCTCCAATTCTGTGATCACCTGTTGATTGCTGGTGGTCAACTGCTCCTTCTCGACCCTCAAGCGTTGAATATAACCATTCAGGCGTTCCACATCTTGCTTCAGTTGAAGCGTACTTTGTTTATATTCCCCGTTGCGACGAATAAGCTGGGCACGGCTGCGATTGGTAAACACCAGGCAATCGCGCATTTCCTGATAAAGTTGGTTCGCCTCCTGGGTCGGCAGATGGTCGATAGATTTTGGAAATTCCGTAGCTGAGCGAAACCGAGATGATGATTGTTCAGTGTTAGTCATAGCTCAACTGCATAGCGTGATCCTGATTACGGGCTTAGTATGCCCACTTAAAGCCAGCGGCTCTCACTCCAACCTACAGGACTAGTCCCGCTCCATCAGGATTTCTGCCCCCGACTCTCAATCAAACGCCTGATGCGTGCGAAATTTCGCCTCGCACTCTGGAAGTTATATGCAGTGTGTACATCCCATCTGGTTATGAAAATCATTCACCATGCTCCCCAAAAACTCACCATCGGCATTCGCCCTTGGTTCGCCTGGCTTGTGGGCGGATTTTTCCTAACTGCAGGAACCTTGCCCACCTTCTTTTCCAGCCAGCAAACCCTAACGTGCGATCGCACTCCCCCTGCGACTTGCGAACTTACCACCAAAACCATCTGGTGGACATCCCGCCGATCCATCCCCGTTAACGATATCCAAACGGCCATCCTCGACACCAGCTACGACAGCGACGGCAACGACACCTACCGGGTTGTCCTGCAAACGCCTCAAAATCCTATTCTACTCACCTCCTACTACACCCCCGGATACACCTATCACCAAAACCGCGTCAACCAAATCAATACCTTTCTAGAAACCTCTGATCAACCCTCCCTCTACCTCCGCAACGACGATCGCCTATTGGGTCTCGTGTCTCTCGTGCTGGTCGGTGGGCCAGGATTCCTCGTCTTTCTCTTTTTTGGGCAAATCATTATCTGCGACCTCGATCGCCAATCTGGGAAACTCTCTCTGATCCAGAAAAAATTGACGGGCACAACATGCACTCAGCAAGACCTTAACGCCATTACTGACACTTCGATTGATCGTCACCGGGGCAATAAAGGGGGCTGGTGCTATCAAGTCAATTTCATCCTGAAATCCGGAAAGACGATCGCCCTTACGCCTTACTACAGTTCTGGGCGAGCCGACAAAGAGAAAACCGTTGCCCTAATTCGCCAATTTCTCGGATTATCGGCTGAATCCTAATCACCGCTAACATCGGGCGATCGCCATCTATGCCAGCCTGCCCTGTTCCAACAGGCGATCGCCCCCCAATCAGCAGATGATTAAAATAAAGGTACATCGTGTCCTTGGTTGAACCTATGACTCCCCTCGTCCTGGAAATGGCAACCGCAGATATTCATCTCAGCGATGACCAGTTTTATCGGCTCTGTCAGGTCAACCGAGAATTGCGCCTAGAGCGCACGGCAGAAGGAAGCTTAGTGATTATGCCACCCACCGGATGGGAAACAGGAAACCGCAATTCTAAGTTAAACCAGCGTTTAAGCAACTGGGCAGACGCTAACGGACAAGGTTTAGTTTTCGATTCTTCTACAGGCTTTATCTTGCCGAATGGTGCGATTCGTTCCCCCGATGTCGCCTGGGTTCGCAAAGACCGCATCAACGCCCTTCAACCCGACCCCAATCGATTTTTACCCCTTTGTCCCGACTTTGCCGTGGAACTGCGATCGGCAAGCGATGACCTCAGCACGCTCCAAGCCAAGATGCAAGAGTATCTGGACAACGGGATGCAGCTTGGCTGGCTCCTCAATCCCCTGGATCAGCAGGTTGAAATCTATCGAAATGGTCAATCGGTCGAGATTTTACAATCCCCCACCGAACTACCAGGAGAGCTCGTTTTACCAGGATTTGTGCTCAATCTTGAGGGCATTCTGTCCTAAGCCAACTCCACCCATCCCCGCTGAATCTCAATGCCGCGCGATCGCATCGCCTGATCAAACAACGAGGTCGAAAGCACCCGCTCCACAGGCCACACCCCCGGTTGATCGATCGTTCCCGCCAACACATAGGCTGCCAAGCTGCCTGTCGCGCATCCTGCCGCCGTGGCTGTATGGTCATGTACCACCGATGACGTATAACAGGCCGATCGCCCATCTTTGATGCCGTTCACCTGCACTTGCATCGCAATCCCCACTCCACTCCAGCGATCGCTCACCCTTGTCATCCCGTAGCTGAGGTAGGAAAAGAACTCGATAAATTGTCGTTGTTGCATCAACATAGACGGTGTAACCCTTGCCACCAAAGCCGTCAGAGAGTTATAGAGATCTGGCGTAGACCCAAATTTAGTCGTGACCGTCTTCACCGGAAAACTCGTTGCCAATGTCCACGCTTCCGGCACATCAAACCAGTACACCCCCGTCTTTCCAATGGGTTTTGGGAACGTCACCCCCTCTCGCTCACTGTAAGGCTTCACCGATTGCCACTGTCCATCGATCCACACCTCAAAGGGATGCTGCAATCCTAAAAACGTCGTTCGCATCACCGTCACCCCTGCCCCGCCCGATCCAGCAACTCCGTACTGAATATGAATCTCCTCCGGTGTATCCAACTGTTCTACGGCTTGGCGTACCATGCTGTTGGACATTCCCGGAAAGACACCCGAATTGGCGATCGCCGTAATGCCTGCCGCCTGAGCCTGAGCGTGCAACGCTAAGATTTTCCGGGTATAGGAACGGTTATCATTCACGTCGATATAGTTCACCCCCTGATCGATGCAGGCTTGCAGCACCGCCGTATCCCGATACTCAAACGGCCCTGCACAGTGAACCACCAGATCCACAGCGGCGATTGCCCGTTGCACCCCATCCCGATCCTCTAGGCGTAGGGACTGGTAGTGCTTGCAAGGAGCGTCCAGGGTTGCGGAAGATCTCGGATTCTCCGATGTTCCTGTAATGGTGATATCAACATCGGTATGCGCCAACAGATCCGCTGCCACGCTGCTACCAATCCGCCCCTGCCCACCCAAAATCAGTACCCGCTTAACCATGTTCTCCCTTGTCCTCCCGTATCCCCTCCATCTTAGGATGATTGCCCGTAGACACGTTCCACCAGAACGATGCGGTACCCACTCAACTCAAAACTCAAAACTCATCCCTATCCTCAAGACTTCCCAGAACGAATTTGAGCGATCGCCAGCACCAAAGCACTCGCCACTAGTCCCCAAAATGCCGAGCCAATGCCCAGCAGCGACACCCCAGACGCCGTGACCAGAAACGTGATCAACGCCGCTTCCCGCTGCGATTCGTAGACTAAAGCTGTCGCCAACCTATTCCCAATCGTTCCCAAAAGCGCCAACCCCGCGATCGCCGCTACCAGTTCCGGTGGAAAGGCCGTAAACAGTGCCGTCACTGTTGCCCCAAAGATACCAATTAGAAAATAAAATCCGCCTGCGGCGATCGCCGCAACGTAACGTTTTTGAGGATCATCGTGAGCTTCTTGTCCCATGCAAATCGCGGCGGTAATGGCCGCTAAGTTAATCGCAAATGCCCCAAAGGGAGCCAGCAGCAATGTCGCAATGCTTGTCCAGCCAATCACCGGAGAAATAGGCACCGTATAGAGCTGATTTGACATCTTTATAATTAGACTTAAAGGAGCCAAACCTCTTAAACCGAACAACGATGAGCTATTCGAGCA
Proteins encoded in this region:
- a CDS encoding Uma2 family endonuclease — translated: MTPLVLEMATADIHLSDDQFYRLCQVNRELRLERTAEGSLVIMPPTGWETGNRNSKLNQRLSNWADANGQGLVFDSSTGFILPNGAIRSPDVAWVRKDRINALQPDPNRFLPLCPDFAVELRSASDDLSTLQAKMQEYLDNGMQLGWLLNPLDQQVEIYRNGQSVEILQSPTELPGELVLPGFVLNLEGILS
- a CDS encoding saccharopine dehydrogenase NADP-binding domain-containing protein, which translates into the protein MVKRVLILGGQGRIGSSVAADLLAHTDVDITITGTSENPRSSATLDAPCKHYQSLRLEDRDGVQRAIAAVDLVVHCAGPFEYRDTAVLQACIDQGVNYIDVNDNRSYTRKILALHAQAQAAGITAIANSGVFPGMSNSMVRQAVEQLDTPEEIHIQYGVAGSGGAGVTVMRTTFLGLQHPFEVWIDGQWQSVKPYSEREGVTFPKPIGKTGVYWFDVPEAWTLATSFPVKTVTTKFGSTPDLYNSLTALVARVTPSMLMQQRQFIEFFSYLSYGMTRVSDRWSGVGIAMQVQVNGIKDGRSACYTSSVVHDHTATAAGCATGSLAAYVLAGTIDQPGVWPVERVLSTSLFDQAMRSRGIEIQRGWVELA
- a CDS encoding benzoate/H(+) symporter BenE family transporter, which gives rise to CSNSSSLFGLRGLAPLSLIIKMSNQLYTVPISPVIGWTSIATLLLAPFGAFAINLAAITAAICMGQEAHDDPQKRYVAAIAAGGFYFLIGIFGATVTALFTAFPPELVAAIAGLALLGTIGNRLATALVYESQREAALITFLVTASGVSLLGIGSAFWGLVASALVLAIAQIRSGKS